Genomic window (Candidatus Delongbacteria bacterium):
TTCTAGATAGAGTTTGGAATGAAAGACCAGTTAAAAATAATTCTAACCCTTTCATTTTAAACATTGAATATACTGGGGAAAGAGCATTAGATAAAATCCAGAGAATTAGGAAAGTTTTTGACACTAAAGCTGATTATCTCCTGGTTACTACATTAGATGACATAGTTTGGATTACAAATACTAGAGGATCTGATATAAAATTTAGTCCAGTTAATCTTTCATGGATGTTAATTGGTAAAGACCAAACTACGATTTATATGGATGGTGCAGAAAAATTAGAGAACTATTTTTTAAGTGAAAATATCCAGCTCAAGAACTACTTGGATATTTATAATGATTTATCAAGTTTGGAGAATTGTAAAGTTGCTGTAGATAAAAATTCTACAAACAGTAAACTATTCTTTGCATTATCAAAAGCTGAAATAGTTGAGTTTACAAATCCTGTTCAAAAATTGAAAGCATGTAAAAACCCTACTGAGATAACTAATATTAAAGATGCTTTGAAAATGGAGGCTGCATCTCTAGTTAGATTCCAAAAATGGTTGTATCAAAATGTAGGAAAAGTTACAGAAACCGAAGCGGCTGAGAAATTGAAAGAGTTTAGAGCTATGTTTGATAAGTATATTTATGATAGTTTCGAAGCTATTTCAGCATATAAATCAAATGCTGCAATGATGCACTATTCGTCTTATAAAAATCCTGATACAATCATTGGTGATGACTCATTTTACCTTATCGATACTGGAGGAAATTATTTATCGGGAACCACAGATCTTACAAGAACTTTTCAGTTAGGTGAAGTTTCTGATATAATGAAAAGACATTACACTTTGGTATTAAAGTCTCATATCAATCTTGCAAGATCCAAATATCTAAAAGGAACATCTGCTCATGCAATGGATATTTTGGCTAGACAACCAATTTGGAATGAACATTTGGACTATAAATGCGGAACTGGTCATGGAGTGGGAATGTTTATCAATGTTCATGAAGGACCACAAAATTTTAGCCAGCATTTTAGCTATGTGGAATTAGAAGAGGGGATGGTAACTACCATCGAGCCTGGAATTTATCTGGAAGGTTTGTATGGTATAAGAATCGAGAATATGTATCATTCAACATACTCAGGCGAAAGCGAATTTGGAAAATTTATGAAGTTTGATGTTATGAACTTTAATCCAATAGATACTAAACCAATAGTAAAAGAGATGTTATCTACTGAAGAGATTGAATGGCTAAATAATTATCATGGAAAGTGTTATGAAGTTTTATCACCATTGCTTAACGAGGATGAAAAAGAATTTTTAAGAGAAGTAACAAAAGGGATATAGTGAAGAAACCTATAGATCGGACGACATAAAAGTCGTCCGATTTAATATTTTTAGACATGAACTTCATTTATTTGAAAATGGAGAATTGAGAATTGAAAATGAACTATATTTTGACACAGGCTACGCACACGGATTTACACGGTTTGAAAAAAGAGCTTCGATAGCTGTCACCTCAAAGGTGGCTGCTATCTGGGATTTATATTACAAGATGACAGCCAATTTGTAGATATGCACCGCTGTGCATATCAGCCATCAATCAAAATTGAAAATGATGAAGGTGTTGAATATGAAAATGAATATCTGGAATAATTCGCCTCCTTCGGAGACGATTTTATGGTTCACATTACCTCCAAGTTTCGTTTCACTCAACATGGAACTATTTAGAATTTGCCTGCATTGTAGGCGGAAATATATTTTGTCATCATATCTTTCAATGATAACCATTCAATATTTATCAACATTTATATCAAACCTCGAAGAGGTTTAATTTTTAATAGCCCCAGATGTGTGTCACATAATCAGGGTTTGGATATTTCGAAGTATTAAATATTTAACCTTTATCATCATTTATCTTTTTCAATAACTCAGCAATTATTCTATCTTTTTCTTCCAAAACTATCTTATTCTTTTCTATTGTTTTATTTTTTGCAATTACTTCGTTTTCTAAAATAG
Coding sequences:
- a CDS encoding aminopeptidase P family protein → MISDRIKQLRLLMEQNSVDFCFYTDRDAHQSEYTPDFAKKRSYISGFTGSNGTVLILKDQAYLWTDGRYYIQAEKELQNSGITMMKMESGVKSFYEILKEEFKSSASVRVSTDNSAMSVATMERLKSELKNMDVEFIDEDLLDRVWNERPVKNNSNPFILNIEYTGERALDKIQRIRKVFDTKADYLLVTTLDDIVWITNTRGSDIKFSPVNLSWMLIGKDQTTIYMDGAEKLENYFLSENIQLKNYLDIYNDLSSLENCKVAVDKNSTNSKLFFALSKAEIVEFTNPVQKLKACKNPTEITNIKDALKMEAASLVRFQKWLYQNVGKVTETEAAEKLKEFRAMFDKYIYDSFEAISAYKSNAAMMHYSSYKNPDTIIGDDSFYLIDTGGNYLSGTTDLTRTFQLGEVSDIMKRHYTLVLKSHINLARSKYLKGTSAHAMDILARQPIWNEHLDYKCGTGHGVGMFINVHEGPQNFSQHFSYVELEEGMVTTIEPGIYLEGLYGIRIENMYHSTYSGESEFGKFMKFDVMNFNPIDTKPIVKEMLSTEEIEWLNNYHGKCYEVLSPLLNEDEKEFLREVTKGI